In Lolium rigidum isolate FL_2022 chromosome 7, APGP_CSIRO_Lrig_0.1, whole genome shotgun sequence, the DNA window CTTCAGAGAATCCGTCGGCAAGTTGTCGCGGGTGACTCAGAGCGGGTCGTCCACCCCGGAGTATTCGCAGATCAGCCGCTTGTTGTATTTGAGCGGCCGGATCCGGCGAGAGAACGAGCTAAGCGTAAGATCTGTTCCGGTTAGCCCGTCGTGgactaaccaggaaatcctcccCGCTGCTTTTTCCAGAATCGGAAACTGAGCGAGGgaggggacgaagctccagctggcTAACTCCTCTGGGGGCTTGTTGATGAACTTGGGAAGCCTTTCGTGGACGTCCGGAACCTCGATGTTCTTGGCATAAAACCATCCGGCATTCCAGTACCGAACGGACTCGTCAGATGAATGCGGAGGATACATTCTTCTagggcggagcatgaaggtcatgcttccgcagtttaccatcgccttgtccttcgtctcttgacgcggaaaaagaactgccacagACGGATGATTGGGCGGATTTCGAGATGCCCCTCACATAGTGTCACAAAGTTAGAGAGgaggaggtaggagttggggcataTATTGTGTGGCTGGAGGCCGTATGTGGTGAGGACGGAAAGGAAGAATTCAGAACATGGGAGCGACAGAccgcgctccacccaagctttTGTAACGACGCGTTCGTCCGAATCTTGCTTGGGGGTGACGGAGTCCTTCATGAAGCTCCAGTCCGGAGCAATCATGCCCTCAGTCTGGAAGTCCCAGAGCTCCGTGTCCTTCACTTCACATGGCCACCACTGGCCTTTTTCTCCTTCGCGGTTCCGGACCTTCGAAGCTTTCTTTTGCTCTGTCTCCTGCACTTTAGCGGCCATTCTAGCTTGTCCTTCGATTTCTTCCTGGAGCTCAGCTAGAGTTGGGATCCGGTTGAGGTAGTTGTTGGAAGAggcggaaaatggttgagctaaTCGTTTGTCGGAAATGTTGGGCGAAAGGAATGCTATAGGCTCAATGAACTTTGGCTCCGCTGACTTTGGTTCGGGGCTATTCGGAGAGCTATCAGTATACTTAGGTGAACTAGTGGACATATTTCCGGCTGCATGCATATGGTAAAGTGGTTTGAGTAGCCGAAAACTAAAGTAGCTATGTCGTCTTCTACGGGTCCGGTGGACTTACCGGCAATGGCGTTGCGGTTCCCCGTGATGCCGACGAGGTTGAGGTCACCGAACTTGGTGCGCTAAGCTCCGCTTGACCACAAATCGGCGGCGGATCGGATTTCCCAATCAACCGTGATGATCTCAGGTCGAGGATGGCCTTGGAGTGGCGGCGGACGAAGCTCTCTGTGGGAGAGTTTGCCGGAGTTGAGATCCGGTGGGCGGCGCGAggtagaagatgaagtggtggaaGCGGTGAAAGAATGAAACTTACAGAACgcggggggtatttatagaccctgcgcggagattcgtgagccggatccaacggcggaaacggaacggtcacaccgtttgatggccgccacgtgtcttaggtcaaaatgGTGAAATCGATGCAGTGGTAACTTAACTGTGCACTtccgaaatttccggctgaagattcgcatctcggaaaatttagcgcgggaaaagaggaagttCGGCGCAGCATAGGCGAAAAATCAGCTAAGATATTGTTACAGAAAGGCAAATGATTTCCGGTTAAACGAAGTCGGAAACAagaagttttggaagctcttcaagattctcttcgaatCCGGGTTgattgaagtcggaggaatgatgaatctcggagaacttcgggggctactgttgtgggtatactttatgggtgtatcaacagcgtggcctagatccggcaagcccgggtggcccatagacggtgatggtggcatatggcccatcgggcgacccagttgttgtagatcgagatggatgaagtccaaccCAAGTGACAGGAGCCGAATCTTAACCGCCCTATGAAGATAGTCGGATCtgagaaggcccatgaagtatccgaacACAATACGACACATAAgggaaggtggatccttgacgtgcacgacaatgtaatattccgtagttaggcaatttGTATTCCGGCTAAGACTCTCCGTATAAACCCTAGATctgagcgcctttataagccgaatCCTGGGagtcctagaggcacaaccacaactcattgtaacaacgcgaaagcgcccagaaaattccagacaagcagcagtaggccctgtcatcgtgcaggtgttccgaagctgggtaactcgcgtaccaccgtcccgaggacactccgccctatggcccctacttcttctcccctcgtgaggatccctcctccgaggtaccgtcgaacagGCAACAACGGTGCCTTTCACATAAcacaatgccttctttaccattttccagtgttccTCCTGTTGGTGGTCCTTGTCAATCGCAGTGCTACCCGAAGCATGTTGGGTTTGTGAACAAGTCGATAGTGAAATTTGCTCACATGAAGATTGTCTTTACGACCATATTTGTTAGCGAGAGCAACTCTATGAACCACTCTTGCTGATCAAGGCAATAAACTACATTGTTGGCAACAAAGATGAATGTGCCGAATATGGTAGGCTGCTACCAGGCTTAGGAAGTACTTCTttgctcttcatcatcatctatcgGTGCTAGTGATGAGATCATTTATATTTTAGGAGGTGGTCTAATATCTCTCTATTAGTTAGGACTTAATTAACCTGATCCCTGGTCTGTAATATGATAAATTTGCTGGAGGTAGTATATATCAACCCCTCCTATGATGAACTGTTGATGCATCACGAGCTATAATTGCTTTACTCATGGTGCATCACCCATAAGGGTAACTGCTATGTAAGATGGTGTTGCCTATTACCACCTTCTTTTAATAAACTGAATGTTGCAACGTGTTACTATTTACCACGATTTataggtaacctcaccactccaaTAAAGAAGGTTAACATAGGAGCCTCATTGTGCAACCAAATAATAGCTTTCGTGCACTAGGAGAGCAAAAAGAGGTGTTTGCACCCTACCCAATAAAGAGGGCAGATTTGTTTTAGACTTCACCATCTACCAGACGATGTACGGAGCTCGGAGTTTCTTTTAGACTGTTGACATCCATACAACTTAAGCGCAAAATCAGCCCACACAACCAAACACGCTCTATATTGTGAGTTGTTGCCAGTTTGTCACCCATATCTACTCTTCCATACTCCTCCGCTCAGGGGAAAAAGAAGTATAAATCTATCTAAAATGGAACGATTTAAGATCCGATCAAATGCATAAGTATGAATCAGTAACTATCCTGACCATAATATCAAACCAAACTCGCGCCCAACGATGCGCTCCAGTCCAGTACTCCACCCGGAAAATTGTCTGGCTCTCTCACACGAGTTCCCAATTTTTCCCAAACCCGACGCTCCCGTTTCCTTCCCGCCCAAACCACACTCTCTgtccccgccgcccgccgccgaggCCTCCCTTGCtcatggacgccgccgccgcgaacccCGCAAGCTCGTCACTGGAAGCCGTGGCCACCGCcttccgctcccgtgtcaacgagCTCCAGGACCTCGCCCTTGCCCGGAACAGTGAGCTTTCCCCCCAGCCCAGCCCACTCCCGAAACCCTAGCGTCGTGGGCCCTGACCCCTTATCATACCCGTACGCAGTGTACCCGGCGACGGCGGTGACCGACCTCGCCGCCGTGGACGCCTCGGTGACGGCCATGGAGGCGCAGGTGCAGGCCATCCGTCGCCGCCTGCAGGAGGAGCTCGACGCCATCCCCAAGGCCAAGGTATCGTTCCGTGCTCAGTGTACCCACAGGTTGCCAGATCTCGTGCCCTACTGGGCTGCGGTCTGTCTCTGAATGCTATTTTCTCTGTTTCTTTGAGAATCCAGAACCGGTGTGGTAATTGGTAAATAGCAAACAGGGAAAGGGGAAACCATTAGGAATTAGGATATCCTGATGAGAGGCTAATCTGGGTAACCCTGCCATCTTCTTTCGGGGAAATGGTGGAACAGTTACGATTACAGTACATGAGTAGGACTCATTAAAAGATCGAAGTAATTGTATACCTGTCTCTTGTTCCTACCCTGACTGTGAGGATCAGGGATGCAAATTGTCCACTGATGGTGGTGTTTGCTAAACAAAACGGGCTAATCTTGTTCCACTTGCTGCTCTTGTGATGGATGACCGGTTGATTAAAATCATAGGGCATTAAatggatttattttttcttttcaaaaAGGGGATatgaattgtgcttcattgtctgcaCCAATTTTAAATTGGAGTACATATTATTGGGAAGTGATGTCAAAATCCAACCCAAATAACGGTGGAGAGAAGCACAAATCAGTGAGATAGAAGAGGAGATACAGTATGCAGGACGAAGAAGAAAATGGACAGGAGATTTCATTTCATTTGTTCAATGCCCTTTCCTTAGCTGCTTCTTTAGCTACCAGTAGAGTCATCGGCCTATGTCCACCTGAATTTCGAGCTAGTCCATGACCATTGAGTCCAGTGCATATTGGGATTGATGTTAGATTACCTGCCCCTACAAAACATTGGCTTCCCCCACACAATGACTTGTTCTTCTAGCACCACCTTGTAGCTCCAACTCACATGTTGAATGTTTCTCAACCCTGAAACTCGGCCACTAGTTTCACGTCTTCCAGCTGTAAGAAgtgttgtcactcttccagaaatatTTGACTGGATGCCAGGAGATAATGGTCTGTACTGAAATTCGTTTTCCAAATTTCAGAAATGATCGATCAGTTGTCATGACCCCATCGCTGGTACTGAATGTTTTCTAAAACGGATCAATGGACATACATCCTTGCACCTGTCTAAGCGCTTTAGCACCTGAAATACCATCACTCCATAACCTTGTATTATCTGTATAGAAACCTTTGGCTCCCATTTTAAGGTCAGGGCATTCCCATGTGCATGCTGATATTGTCAAATGAGGTTCACTAGCACCAAACAACTATAAATCTGATATGTACACTGGTTGGTTATCCATTTTGGACTCAGAAGTTACTATGCCCACGTATGCATCGAAGATTTGCCAAATTTTGCCAAGATGCAACTTCTTTATCATGTCAACAGGGCTCACTGCCAATCTAAATCTCTTGCATACAGCAATATCATTCTCAAAGAAGACAGCTCATATTCCCTAGATAGAGGAAATTTCTTAGCACTATGTGAGACTCAACTATTAGTACGACTGCTTATAATTCCACGTGCACTTCCCAGTTCTTCTGCCAATCCATTTGATATATTTGTGAAACATGTGCAAAGTGCTAACAAAATATATCCATGACTTGGCATAAATTTCTTGCACGCAAAGTCACGATGATCTCAACATCTCCAAGAGTGAGGGTAAACTGGATGCCGGCTCCAGCTTTGGCCCAACTCAAACTGCACCTGTACAAATCCAACAGCCCCACTGAACACGCGTCAAATCTCGTAAGAACAGGGGTAAGAGccaggattttttttattttaaaaaacgaGACCAGAGGGGGCGGGATCCCTCAACATATGTTTATAGAAGAGCGAGAAAAGCACCAGGATTAACATCCACTGTTAATGCCAAAGACAGAGAACTGCCAACAAACATGTGAGGACTAGGATTGTCGGTCGAACATTCCTGTTTCCGTTATCAAAACAAACACATGAACACCAGGACCAGAACTGAAGCTGTCATGCTTCCATGATGGCATTTCCCCATATGTTGCTGCTCACGGTGTCCAGGGCTGAAAGCCTGAAACCACCTAGCCCCATGGTGGTATTTCCGTGAACAACTGCTACATCATGAGTTCATGACATACTCTTGGGATCACAATTCTTGCGGCGGGCCATCATGGTTCCTCGATGAACACGACATGATCAGAATCCAAGAGCAGAGTCAGCTGCTATCACATAGTTCCATAATATCCTTCTCTGGGAGGCTTTCTAGATCAAGCTCTGGAAGAAAGGCAAACCTCCAACATTGGTGACACTGTCAGAGTTTTTTGGCGAGTGGCTCCACCTTCGCACCACCCACACCCAACTAACATGGCATGAATTGTTGCTGGTAGGCATCATGTGTCTAACCTTGTGGAGTCTCCTATTATACAGAACTTTCTTTGGAGACACTTCGTTGAACACCTGGTAGTTAGCAACTTAATTGCCTGCTTTGATGCCTAATATGCCAAGCATCCCATTGAACACTTGGGCACTGGGCAGAGTGGGTGGTTTCAGGCTGGGCATGAAACAGGTGATGGATCGGATGATGACCCATGACCACTGCCCAGTACATATGCGGGTCTTACAAGGGGGTGATATTTTTTATTTGCCCTTAACCTCTTTGAACCTAATTTTGTTCAGTCTGTTGTTGAAACGTGGCTACTTCTCATTGTGGTTTCTTTAAATCCTGATGCAGAAACTAGTGGAGAAATCCTTGAAGCAACAGCAGAAGTTGCAGCACATGCTTGCAAACATGCCATCTGGGATGCGTGAGGATATCGTTGCTACTCCTCTGGAACAGAGCTCGGCAAGGTACTTGGTGCTATTAACTTTATCTGTTATCTCTATCTTCACTTTTTTGTGACAAGAATCATGCTGTTTGTGTTCCAGGATGTTGCCTGAGTGCTTTAGTTTCAACACACCTGCAGAATTTCTGGACTCTGATTTTAAGATTAAGGATGAGCCAGTTGCAGCTCCCAAAGTAAAGAATTTTATTTTGTGTAATATCCACTGATCTTAGCTATAATTGTTTTAAAAAGAAGTTCTGTTTGTTGAACTAATGCCTTCTTTTGTTTCTGTGAAGAAGGGGAAAGGGGCAGCACCTTGTTGGTATATATCCACCGGGGAGCTTGACTCATTGTCATCGTAAGTTATCAATTTTACCTGTAGCTTCATTTCAGTATCATTGCTTCATATAAGAGCAACCATCCACTTTTGATTTTCTAACTCTGGTTGAGCGGCCCTTTATTCTTTTACATCTCTGTGCTAGAGCTTCCGATTTATGTACATGCAAGTGCTTTTTTTTTCCAGTATTACTCTGCATACGTGATGTGTGTGttctcattccttttcctttttctacaAATACTCAGAGTTGCTAGCTGACTGTTTTGTGATTTACGTAGAGCCTAGACAAATCTGCTCTGCTGAATCTGCTTTGTTTGTATTGTAATCCTTCTGCTGCCTGTAGGGCGCACTGTTCTGAGGCAGTGATTTGGTTTATTAGTGTCATCCAATCACTCTGGTAGTGGGACATGTGGTCGTGTTTCCTTACATGGTCTTTTCTCTTCATTTTGAACTCATCAATCACTATCTGTTAGTTTTATACCTCTGTATATCACTGGTATTACCTTGTCAAACGAGTTGAGGTATCTTAgttgaagaaaataaataatgTGATAAATAGCTGTGTGGCTGACATTAAGAAAAGGGTTCCAGGCTAATTTACTACAGTAAAATTTAGGAGAACATATGGTCATTTTTTTTGCTTAGTTCAAATGCCACTGGAAACATTAATCATCTTTCCTAATATTTTGTCAGGTGAATATGCAAATTCTATTTTGCTCGTCTCAGAAGCTTTTCTCATAACTAGACACTAAATATGATATCCCATTTTGTTACTACAGGTACATGAGGGGGAGGCTTACACTGGAGAAGGTTAACATTGCAATAAACGAGATGGCAACATATGCAGATGCTAATGCTCATCTTGTTGCATGTCCTAAGAAAAAGGTTTCCCTTTTGCGCTACTTTTCGCTGATAAGCAGTTACTTTTTGAGATGACATTTTCTTTACCACTCTCAACGTTCTTGCAGTTATCTGAAGACACATGGGAAAGGGCTTTGGTAAGTTCTGGACATTGCTGTTAATCTGATTTCATCATGTAGAAAAAATCATATTGTAATTTCTGTGTAGGAACTAAGGGACATAGCTGCCACTGAGGCAGCGAAGGGGAAGCATTTCTTCCTGGAAGCTGATATAAAGGGGCCTGGGCTAAAGCTTGATCACACAGGCAAATCTATCCTTACCGTGAGTATTTGCATCTTTATCCACTTTGGTCGAAACTTTATAGTATATTCCTATTCTTCATGATCACAGATGAACAAATGACATTTTTTTTGCTACTGCATCTGTTCTTCTAATATCTTGTTTCCATAGTTTAAAGTAACTGAAAAAATAACTAGCAAGTACATTGACGAATTCGAGTAGTCATTGAACAagatgaagaaaataaatttcTACCCCTATCCTGAAGTGATCACCAGTTCAAAGTTATAAACGAATATTGCTgtgcatgtactccctccgtcccatgcaAGATGtcggaaattttctaaatttgaatgtatctaaacactaaatagtgtctagatacgtTCGAATTTATACAAACTTCCGACATGttccatgggacggagggagcacTTCCCTTCCAGCTTCACACAATGTACTGCACTTTCCATGAATATGTTACATCAACTGTAGAACAGCTTGAAACTATGGAAATATTACATCAACTGCAAAAAAAATCTATTGAAACAAAACCAATTAGTTCCAAATATCAAATATGGAGATGATAATCCTGTACTGTTTTCTAGGTACTTCGTCATCTTGGCCGCATCCATGAGACTCGGATTGGGCATCACCGGGTCTTCATACTAGCGAAACAACGCTGAATGGAAGGGTTGCTAGAAGCATGAACATTTGATGTGGTTATATGGCCGGAGCCACGCATCTGTGCAGCCTGTATGCTACTGCCTAGTTTGGTTTGCAATTATAGTAGTCCTGTAATTTGAGTGCATAATTGTGATTCTGTGGCCGCATGTGTCCGCTCTTCTGTGAGAGTGAGACGTTGTGTTAGTCAGAACTCTGATCCTATATGTATGAATCATTAGTTTGTTACCTTGTCTGTTGTAGTTTCATATGTAAGTAGCTTATTAGGATTTTTTTTAAGAGTAGCTGAGCAAGAGCTAGACAAAAACAAACCTGAAACCCTGATATATTCCTCTGCTTACATCTGCATCCTTTCTGGAGCTGCTTACTCCAGAGTGGGTGATATAGAAAGCAAGCTCACCGTGTTCTTACCAGTCTTGTCGACTTGCAAGCTGCAAGCGAGAAATGGGTCACTTTCCAGGTATCATGTTGGCAGCAGAAACAGTTTGCAAATATGATGATTGGCGAGAGTGAGTGGGACCAACTGCTCTCCTCTAATGACCTTCAGTTCCGAACACCCGCTGTGATGACTTGGCCTTGTTTTCTTCCTCGTAAATAAGATAGCTTAATCTTTTAGTTCAAAGACAGAGCTCACGAACTATGGTGCTCAAGGCCAAGAGCAAAGGACACCAATGAACACAAATTGTAACGCTGTCTTCCTTCATAGGAAAAAAAAACGGAGTACTTCTCAAGTGGATACGGAAAAGAAAAACGACCTTGTGACCAGATTGTAACAAGAAGGGAACAACAAAGTTCAATGCACCCGGGTGGAAAAGAGAGAAACAAACAAATCAAGGTCGTTTTCAAAAGACCCGTGGCTATGAAAATCCCGGCGTGCGTATTACCTCTCCTTTCGCTTAGTTTCTTGTCCCTTCTCCATGTTTCGTTTGTTTCCAACAAAGGCGGTGTGCCAACTGCCAAGCCTCACAAAACTACAAAGCGGGAGAGAGTGAGGGAGAGACAACCACGACACAAGGCCACGATGAGGACGCTGGTTGCTTCCatctgcctcctcctccttctacccttttctgcatcatcttcttcttcctcctccaactccaGATCCATCCCCATCTCAAATTTCAGCTTcccacagcagcagcagcagagcaaTATCATCACGCATCTCCCTGGCTTCGAGGGACCCCTCCCCTTCCAACTCCAAACAGGGTGAGTACATACATGTAGCTCTGTTAATCAGCAAGCTTTCTCCACTCAGTAAATAATTTGATCGGCTTATTTCTCGTGTGATGTGAACTACACATGCACCGCATCCCCATCATAGCTAGGTATGTGGAGGTTGACGAGAGCAATGGCGTCCGCCTCTTCTACTACTTCATCCGGTCGGAGAGGAACCCGGCAGAGGACCCCGTCATGCTCTGGCTCACTGGTGGCCCTGGATGCTCCGCCTTTTCTGGCCTCGTCTACGAGATCGGTACGTAACTCCCAAATCGATTGCACCTTTCGTTCCTTCCTTGATCAAACGGTACTATTCATATGTCTGCTTGGAAACAATCGGCAACTATTGTACTAGTATGTTTGGCTTCAAAGCCAACTGTCCATATGCTTCCAAGCGATCTGAATTTACCTGTATAATACAAAAAACATTTTTACTATATATGATGATCTAAATAATCAAGTATGTGCAGGCCCTCTGAGTTTTGACCGTCGCACCTACGTCGATGGCTTGCCCAAGCTGCTTTATAAACCAGACGCATGGACAAAGGCAGGTTTTCCGATCTCTaatccttcttcttcatcatcttctcctTATAATTTAATTATGACTATATATGAATCTGAACTGCACATCTTGATCCCACCTAGGTTAGCAATGTCATCTTCCTGGATTCCCCTGTAGGAACTGGCTTCTCATACTCCGTAACACCACAAGGATACGAATCAAGTGACACCAAAGCTGTCACGCAAATTGTCGTCTTCCTCACAAAGGTCACGTATAATACACTTGTTGGATCGCCCAACCATTACTAGTATATACGAACCGCAGATGCTAACGTTTCTTACTTTTGCAGTGGTTTGATGAGCACCCAGAGTTCTTGTCAAACCCTTTCTACGTTGCCGGTGACTCCTACAGTGGTATGATTGTGCCAGCCATCACCCTTGAAATTGCTAAAGGGAAGGAAGATGGCAATGGGCCAGCTCTTAATCTAAAGGTTGAGAATTCTACCCTATGCTAGTAGAGCGCAACTACCATGTTTGATTCCGTCCCTGTTGTAAATGACCTCCGAAAGTTAATTTAGCTCCAACTTACTTCCATGCTAATGTGACATGTCATGAACTCGTGATCAGGGTTACCTTGTGGGTAATCCAGTCACGGATGGGAATTTTGACAATCCAGCCAAAGTACCGTTTGCTCATGGAATGGGTCTCATATCTGATGAAATGTACCAGGTATTATTTCTTCTTTGTGAAAGCGATCTTACTACTTGGATACATGCATGACCTCACATATTAAGTGGGTACTTCGATAAAAAAAACTCAAATATATACGACTAGTTGCAAGCTGTAGCATATTGTTATTCCGGGAATGTTGTAATAGTTTCAATAGGTAATAAAAATGTGTGAACAGGTAACTAAATTTTAGAACACGGGTGAACAATTTCATGCAAGTCCTTTTGCTTCGGTAACTCTGCATGACTGGGAGTAAAGAAACTTGATGAATATTCCTGTATTTGTTTCAGCAATAAGAAATCAAGTCTGCACACTAGTATTATGCTTGCCTTTGCAGTTCAGTTTATCGTTATTTTGCGTTTTGCTATTTTCAGGCATACAAGGATAGCTGCGGTGCAGACCAAAGCAGACAGCAAAGCCGTCAGTGCACAAGTAGTcatgatgtcattgatgaggtatccaattatcttttttttttcccaTTTCTGTATGAGTAGCCATTGAAATGGTTTGTTCACAAAGTGTGTCAAGGACATATGCCCAAACCATATTCTGGAGCCAATGTGCACTTTTGCAAGCCCACATCGATACAATCTGAAGCTGAGTTCAGGTGCACGGGAGATGCTCCGGCTGCAAGACTACACTGCCAGGACCGGGCTTCAACTGTCTGAGATTTCTACAGAGTGCAGAGTTAGTGACCAAGCGCAACTTAGTTTGCTCTTCTTCCTTACTAGAACATAAACGGATTCTCTCTAACTATTCGGATTTCATCACAGACGGCAGAATATCTTATGTCCAGAACATGGGCAAACAATGAAATAGTCAGAGAGGCTCTTGGTATCCACATGGTAATTCACACCAAGTGTCGTGAATAATCAGTTGCTGCTTCCTGATTGGTAATGTTTATCAATTACATTCTATGTTGCAGGGACCAGTTCCTTTATGGATAAGATGCAACTACGACATACTGTACGCTAACGATATTCACAGTTCAGTGAAATATCATCTCGAGGTCACCAAAAGAGGCTACAAATGTCTAGTTTACAGTGGTGATCACGACATGGTCATACCTTTCATCGGCACGCAAGCCTGGATCAGGTCTCTGAATTTCTCCGTTGTGAATGAATGGAGACCATGGTACGTCGATGCACAAGTTGCAGGGTGAGTCGCACTACACCAGCTAGTTGAGAACACagtgtgaaacaaaataaatTCTAGCTTGTACCTGCATGCCAGTGTGCTTTCAGGACTAATTTGTCAGTCATGTGGGTTGCAACTTGCAAATGAATGGGTTGAGACATGTCCTGATGCTCACGAGGAACTTTTCTTATATGCAGATATACAAGGTCATATTCAAATAACCTCACATTCGCAACCGTAAAGGTACGAGAGCTGGATGTCATTCTTTCCCATTTTTCCATTTCTGTGCACAGACCTTATTTGTACGCCAGTGACTGGGGTTGGAGCATGATTTGCTAACATATAAGAATGATTTACTACACAGAATAAATATATATTGTCcttcaaaaaaataaattaatTTGCTGTTTGTTAATTAGGGCGGCGGACATACTGCTCCAGAGTACATGCCAAAGCAATGCCTTGCTATGTTTGCAAGGTGGGTTTCTGGTGAAACTCTTTGATGGTCAATTTCAGCCTCAGATGGTTGTTACTCGGTGCATCACACTGCAAAATGCAGAGTGATAATTGGTCAAAATGTACAAGGATGCTGTACCAAGGTAGACGCAACAATTGAGAACTCATAATGCAAAATATTATTCTCGGTGCATACCGTTATCTGAATATCGGCCTGCATGGTCTAGAAGAAAAAGAACGTATCATGTTGCACCGGCAGCTTACGCGCTTTGGATGAGAAAAAGTGGAATACCTGGAACATTTGCAATGTACTACAACAGAATTTACCTGCGATCCATTTCCCTCTTGCCAATCTTTAAAACTACAAGCTTGGTATTCAGAATTAACAGAGTGATGTACTGTTTTTTTTAGAATAACAGTCTGACGTAGCATTTTAGAACAAAAAAagtttttcttttatattttaaacATGCGACATCCAAGCTACAAAATGAACATAGTCATGCCCTCGCTCAACCGTTTTCCCCTCGAGCCGCCTCTCTCCTCCGTAAAAATCGACGCCCCCCTGCACCCTATATTTCGGGCAGCACACGTATCTCAATTTGAGGGAAACAATATTTTGTAAATTTTCAATGTGGGATTGATTGGGTATTAATTTGCTTCATTGCCCATATCATATATTTGAACAGAATCTTTATTCAGTATCTTCTAGGAGTTCTAAGCATAAAACTACCACTTATGTGCCTAAATTTCGGAAAATTATCACTTTTTAAAAAGGGATTTGTTAGTTCGCTGAGAACGAACTTGTGCTCAGCCAAGTCTTACACTATTCTATTTACATCATGATTTGTGCTAGTCATAAGTTGCAACACATCATCTGACTGACAAATAGTCACACCCTTTTTAAAAAACCCCATAAATATGCCACTCTATGCTATTTTTTTGCAATGTGCACTAATCGAACAGTGATACCTAATTGATAACCTTTCTGattaagtgggacccaccag includes these proteins:
- the LOC124670036 gene encoding serine carboxypeptidase-like 15 isoform X1, whose protein sequence is MRTLVASICLLLLLPFSASSSSSSSNSRSIPISNFSFPQQQQQSNIITHLPGFEGPLPFQLQTGYVEVDESNGVRLFYYFIRSERNPAEDPVMLWLTGGPGCSAFSGLVYEIGPLSFDRRTYVDGLPKLLYKPDAWTKVSNVIFLDSPVGTGFSYSVTPQGYESSDTKAVTQIVVFLTKWFDEHPEFLSNPFYVAGDSYSGMIVPAITLEIAKGKEDGNGPALNLKGYLVGNPVTDGNFDNPAKVPFAHGMGLISDEMYQAYKDSCGADQSRQQSRQCTSSHDVIDECVKDICPNHILEPMCTFASPHRYNLKLSSGAREMLRLQDYTARTGLQLSEISTECRTAEYLMSRTWANNEIVREALGIHMGPVPLWIRCNYDILYANDIHSSVKYHLEVTKRGYKCLVYSGDHDMVIPFIGTQAWIRSLNFSVVNEWRPWYVDAQVAGYTRSYSNNLTFATVKGGGHTAPEYMPKQCLAMFARWVSGETL
- the LOC124670036 gene encoding serine carboxypeptidase-like 18 isoform X4 codes for the protein MLWLTGGPGCSAFSGLVYEIGPLSFDRRTYVDGLPKLLYKPDAWTKVSNVIFLDSPVGTGFSYSVTPQGYESSDTKAVTQIVVFLTKWFDEHPEFLSNPFYVAGDSYSGMIVPAITLEIAKGKEDGNGPALNLKGYLVGNPVTDGNFDNPAKVPFAHGMGLISDEMYQAYKDSCGADQSRQQSRQCTSSHDVIDECVKDICPNHILEPMCTFASPHRYNLKLSSGAREMLRLQDYTARTGLQLSEISTECRTAEYLMSRTWANNEIVREALGIHMGPVPLWIRCNYDILYANDIHSSVKYHLEVTKRGYKCLVYSGDHDMVIPFIGTQAWIRSLNFSVVNEWRPWYVDAQVAGYTRSYSNNLTFATVKGGGHTAPEYMPKQCLAMFARWVSGETL
- the LOC124670036 gene encoding serine carboxypeptidase-like 15 isoform X2 yields the protein MRTLVASICLLLLLPFSASSSSSSSNSRSIPISNFSFPQQQQQSNIITHLPGFEGPLPFQLQTGYVEVDESNGVRLFYYFIRSERNPAEDPVMLWLTGGPGCSAFSGLVYEIGPLSFDRRTYVDGLPKLLYKPDAWTKVSNVIFLDSPVGTGFSYSVTPQGYESSDTKAVTQIVVFLTKWFDEHPEFLSNPFYVAGDSYSGMIVPAITLEIAKGKEDGNGPALNLKGYLVGNPVTDGNFDNPAKVPFAHGMGLISDEMYQAYKDSCGADQSRQQSRQCTSSHDVIDEDICPNHILEPMCTFASPHRYNLKLSSGAREMLRLQDYTARTGLQLSEISTECRTAEYLMSRTWANNEIVREALGIHMGPVPLWIRCNYDILYANDIHSSVKYHLEVTKRGYKCLVYSGDHDMVIPFIGTQAWIRSLNFSVVNEWRPWYVDAQVAGYTRSYSNNLTFATVKGGGHTAPEYMPKQCLAMFARWVSGETL
- the LOC124670036 gene encoding serine carboxypeptidase-like 2 isoform X3: MRTLVASICLLLLLPFSASSSSSSSNSRSIPISNFSFPQQQQQSNIITHLPGFEGPLPFQLQTGYVEVDESNGVRLFYYFIRSERNPAEDPVMLWLTGGPGCSAFSGLVYEIGPLSFDRRTYVDGLPKLLYKPDAWTKVSNVIFLDSPVGTGFSYSVTPQGYESSDTKAVTQIVVFLTKWFDEHPEFLSNPFYVAGDSYSGMIVPAITLEIAKGKEDGNGPALNLKGYLVGNPVTDGNFDNPAKVPFAHGMGLISDEMYQAYKDSCGADQSRQQSRQCTSSHDVIDECVKDICPNHILEPMCTFASPHRYNLKLSSGAREMLRLQDYTARTGLQLSEISTECRGPVPLWIRCNYDILYANDIHSSVKYHLEVTKRGYKCLVYSGDHDMVIPFIGTQAWIRSLNFSVVNEWRPWYVDAQVAGYTRSYSNNLTFATVKGGGHTAPEYMPKQCLAMFARWVSGETL